In Mycoplasmopsis maculosa, one genomic interval encodes:
- a CDS encoding YgjP-like metallopeptidase domain-containing protein — protein MNNNLNSITIFNKIFTINFVETLREINSYEINYEKNIFIIKINIKYINNENKKINILNSFVEEILIEYLLKKQKEFSKIINVYNPPIFIKNVNSFWGKNSTKFSYAKGKKFWITYNLKLIRLDKKFIDYVIQHELIHFLHRNHSNEFYSAGEKYFPGFYNTDRELNKLKFN, from the coding sequence ATGAATAATAATTTAAACAGTATAACTATATTTAATAAAATTTTTACAATTAATTTTGTTGAAACTTTAAGAGAAATAAATTCTTATGAAATAAATTATGAAAAAAATATTTTTATCATAAAAATAAATATTAAATATATAAACAATGAAAATAAAAAAATAAATATTTTAAATTCTTTTGTTGAAGAAATATTAATTGAATATTTGTTAAAAAAACAAAAAGAATTTTCAAAAATTATAAATGTTTATAATCCTCCTATTTTTATAAAAAACGTAAATTCTTTTTGAGGAAAAAATAGCACTAAATTTTCTTATGCTAAAGGCAAAAAATTTTGAATAACATATAATTTAAAATTAATTAGATTAGATAAAAAATTTATTGATTATGTAATTCAACATGAATTAATACATTTTTTGCATAGAAACCATAGTAATGAATTTTATTCTGCTGGAGAAAAATACTTTCCCGGTTTTTACAACACAGATAGAGAACTTAATAAATTAAAATTTAATTAA
- a CDS encoding ABC transporter ATP-binding protein has protein sequence MAKFMFYNQSLNKKIDKKSAFKSFFKIIVKFSLNKYIWIIAIFLGVFVSLLSTGAAWLTGFIIDNFFKLEKFDLANFDFKNYALFISLLAISYILQKGLLIIQKYLLNRASILIGSRIRHIAYEKIQKMPISFFEDQKTGELMSSLTNDISSFVDSLINIIGTSITVVFSTIISICFMFYYLPIVALIAIFVIPINFLPIFFIVKSNMKQYVIKQQKLAEFNGYLEEILDAMPLINIHQKQETIIKEFDNFNNEMLKPNLEIGKKIVLIWPWFAFSKVLDLIEIIGFAILLKSVWSSMPGQLSAGVLISFSLYITMICDNFNMIFEVINSFQTGLGAAVRLEKILFIEPNIDESKLKNLDFKNGNISFKNVNFYYPSNPHKLILKDINFEIKKGETLALVGKTGSGKTTIAKLLAKFYYPTSGQILIDNQTIQEINEKSWRSNIDLILQDTFILRDTVLNNLKFVNPNLDEDEIIRISKLTSFDEVVKALPNGYNTLLSNNASNLSYGQRQLLSITRSLISNRPISILDEATSDIDSINEKIIQNTINELVNKKTMIIIAHRLSTIKNANKILVIDEGKIIEQGNHNELINKNGYYKKLYNSNFEY, from the coding sequence ATGGCTAAATTTATGTTTTATAATCAATCTTTGAATAAAAAAATAGACAAAAAATCCGCTTTTAAATCTTTTTTTAAAATTATTGTTAAATTTAGTTTGAATAAATATATTTGGATAATTGCTATTTTTTTAGGTGTCTTTGTTTCTTTGTTATCAACTGGTGCTGCATGATTAACAGGTTTTATTATTGATAATTTTTTTAAGTTAGAAAAATTTGACTTAGCTAATTTTGATTTTAAAAATTATGCATTATTTATTTCTTTGCTAGCTATTTCATATATTTTACAAAAGGGATTATTAATAATTCAAAAATACTTACTAAATAGAGCTAGCATTTTAATTGGTTCAAGAATTAGACATATAGCATATGAAAAAATACAAAAAATGCCTATAAGCTTTTTTGAAGATCAAAAAACAGGCGAATTAATGTCTTCCTTAACAAATGATATTAGTAGTTTTGTTGATTCATTAATAAACATAATAGGTACTAGCATAACAGTTGTTTTTTCGACTATTATATCAATTTGTTTTATGTTTTATTACTTACCTATAGTTGCTTTAATAGCTATATTTGTTATACCAATTAATTTTTTACCTATATTTTTTATTGTTAAATCTAATATGAAACAATACGTAATTAAACAACAAAAATTAGCTGAATTTAATGGTTATTTAGAAGAAATTTTAGATGCTATGCCTTTGATAAATATTCACCAAAAACAAGAAACTATTATCAAAGAATTTGATAACTTTAATAATGAAATGCTTAAACCTAATTTAGAAATAGGTAAAAAAATTGTTCTTATTTGGCCTTGATTTGCTTTTTCAAAAGTTTTAGATTTAATAGAAATTATAGGCTTTGCAATTTTACTAAAAAGTGTATGAAGTAGTATGCCTGGTCAATTAAGTGCTGGTGTTTTAATAAGTTTTTCTTTATATATTACTATGATTTGTGACAACTTTAATATGATTTTTGAAGTTATAAACAGCTTTCAAACAGGCCTAGGTGCAGCTGTAAGATTAGAAAAAATTTTATTTATAGAACCTAATATAGATGAATCAAAATTAAAAAATTTAGATTTTAAAAATGGAAATATTAGTTTCAAAAATGTTAATTTTTATTACCCTTCTAATCCTCATAAATTAATTTTAAAAGATATAAACTTTGAAATTAAAAAAGGAGAAACACTAGCTCTTGTCGGTAAAACAGGTTCAGGAAAAACAACTATTGCTAAATTATTGGCTAAATTTTATTATCCTACAAGTGGCCAAATTTTAATAGATAATCAAACAATTCAAGAAATAAATGAAAAAAGTTGAAGATCAAATATAGACTTAATTTTACAAGATACTTTCATATTAAGGGATACAGTTTTAAACAACTTAAAGTTTGTTAACCCGAATTTAGATGAAGATGAAATAATAAGAATTTCTAAATTAACTTCTTTTGACGAAGTAGTTAAAGCATTACCTAATGGTTACAACACTTTATTAAGTAATAATGCTTCTAATTTAAGTTACGGGCAAAGACAATTACTTTCAATAACAAGAAGTTTAATTTCTAATAGACCTATTTCAATTTTAGATGAAGCAACCAGTGATATTGATTCAATTAATGAAAAAATAATACAAAATACCATAAATGAACTTGTTAATAAAAAAACAATGATTATTATTGCTCATAGATTAAGTACAATAAAAAACGCTAATAAAATATTAGTAATTGACGAAGGTAAAATAATTGAACAAGGAAACCATAACGAACTTATTAATAAAAACGGTTATTATAAAAAATTATATAATTCAAATTTTGAATATTAA
- a CDS encoding nuclease-related domain-containing protein yields MWKLILGIIINSIILFAILIVTILIISVKKSKNTLGLKFEAEINNKLEEIAKSNGYKFIPSSMYKISENNLFEIDGILITNKVIFVVEIKYLQGIISGDSTSLKLTLTNGKKNKMISNPINQNKKHINKLMKLFSVNVPILSLLILPEDSELKLNQKEQWSVVTNSNKIKDTIIKVLSDLYEKEDISYEKRQIIIENLSKNKAKSYKDKKKFNRIINKKINE; encoded by the coding sequence ATGTGAAAATTAATTTTAGGAATAATTATTAATTCAATTATATTATTTGCAATATTAATAGTTACAATTTTGATAATTTCTGTAAAAAAAAGCAAAAATACTTTAGGTCTTAAATTTGAAGCAGAAATAAATAATAAATTAGAAGAAATAGCGAAAAGTAATGGATACAAATTTATACCAAGTTCTATGTATAAAATATCTGAAAACAATTTATTTGAAATTGATGGAATATTAATTACAAATAAAGTAATATTTGTTGTAGAAATAAAATATCTACAAGGTATTATTTCTGGAGACTCTACATCATTAAAATTAACTTTAACAAATGGTAAAAAAAATAAAATGATAAGTAATCCAATAAACCAAAATAAAAAACATATAAATAAGTTAATGAAACTATTTAGTGTAAATGTTCCAATACTTTCTTTGTTGATTTTGCCAGAAGATAGTGAGTTAAAATTAAATCAAAAAGAACAATGATCAGTAGTTACAAATTCTAATAAAATAAAAGACACAATTATAAAAGTATTATCTGATTTGTATGAAAAAGAAGATATTTCATATGAAAAAAGACAAATTATAATTGAAAATCTTTCTAAGAATAAAGCTAAAAGTTATAAAGATAAGAAAAAATTTAATAGGATAATTAATAAAAAAATAAATGAATAA
- the uvrB gene encoding excinuclease ABC subunit UvrB: MSIYKLVSNYNPSGDQPKAIKEIVNGIKNNEKYQVLKGVTGSGKTFTIANVIKEFDRPVLVLSHNKTLASQLYSELKAFFPENKVEYFVSYFDYYRPEAYIPESDSYIDKTSKTNIDLDAMRMSTVNSLLTRNDTIVVASVSAIYGALNPKEYLENFYEIEVGMTIKRNDFFKNLIRRNYTRNDTELVLGSFSSKGDLIYIRPAYDDSFIIRVEFFDDEIDGIKICHPVTKEVIENHKKIIIYPGDAYTVNVDIIKKTCELARIELRERIKYFEDNNKLLEAQRIKEKTERDIDSLEEFGVCSGIENYSMYLDERDFDQRPYTLLDYFMDKKPILFIDESHMMIPQLKAMFKGDNSRKKTLVDYGFRLPSALENRPLRFEEFEKEFDFQTIYISATPDEFELDKTHGVVTNLFVRPTGLLNPIIEVRKKENQVENIYDELQKQKEKNERTLILTTTKRFAEELTRYFLEKNEKIAYIHSEHSTFERNQILRKLRKGVYDCVIGINLLREGIDLPEVSLIIVLDADQESFFRSTRSLIQIAGRAARNENGKVIFYADKMSKSMQETIDQNTEIRKIQEEYNKINNIIPKTIIKPIPEPIQGSGIEGSIDFYFKNTTKKTSSGQPSREELIKNLRKQMEQASKELDYERAIELRDIILELQKEN; this comes from the coding sequence GTTACAGGAAGTGGTAAAACATTTACAATTGCAAATGTTATAAAAGAATTTGATAGACCTGTTTTAGTTTTAAGTCATAATAAAACATTAGCTAGTCAGCTTTATAGTGAATTAAAGGCTTTTTTTCCAGAAAATAAAGTTGAATATTTTGTTTCTTATTTTGATTATTATAGACCAGAAGCTTATATACCTGAAAGTGACTCATATATAGATAAAACAAGCAAAACAAATATTGATTTAGATGCTATGAGAATGAGCACTGTAAACTCCTTGTTAACAAGAAATGATACAATAGTTGTCGCTTCTGTTAGTGCTATTTATGGCGCTTTAAATCCAAAAGAATATTTAGAAAATTTTTATGAAATAGAAGTTGGAATGACTATAAAAAGAAATGATTTTTTTAAAAATTTAATAAGAAGAAATTATACAAGAAATGACACTGAATTAGTTTTAGGTTCTTTTAGTTCAAAAGGTGATTTAATATATATAAGACCTGCTTACGATGACAGTTTTATAATTAGAGTGGAATTTTTTGATGATGAAATCGATGGTATAAAAATTTGTCATCCAGTAACAAAAGAAGTAATTGAAAACCATAAAAAAATTATTATATATCCTGGTGATGCATATACAGTAAATGTCGATATAATTAAAAAAACTTGTGAATTAGCTAGAATTGAATTAAGAGAAAGAATTAAATATTTTGAAGATAATAATAAATTATTAGAAGCACAAAGAATAAAAGAAAAAACGGAAAGAGATATAGATTCTTTAGAAGAATTTGGAGTTTGTTCTGGAATAGAAAATTATTCTATGTATCTTGATGAAAGAGATTTTGATCAAAGACCATATACATTATTAGACTATTTTATGGATAAAAAACCAATATTGTTTATTGACGAATCTCATATGATGATCCCACAATTAAAGGCAATGTTTAAAGGTGATAATTCAAGAAAAAAAACTTTGGTTGATTATGGCTTTAGATTACCAAGCGCACTAGAAAATAGACCTTTACGTTTTGAAGAGTTTGAAAAAGAATTTGATTTTCAAACAATTTACATTAGTGCAACCCCTGATGAATTTGAATTGGACAAAACTCATGGTGTTGTAACAAATTTATTTGTAAGACCAACAGGGTTATTAAATCCTATAATAGAAGTAAGAAAAAAAGAAAATCAAGTTGAAAATATATATGATGAACTTCAAAAGCAAAAAGAAAAAAATGAAAGAACTTTAATATTAACAACAACAAAAAGATTTGCAGAAGAATTAACGCGCTACTTTTTAGAAAAAAACGAAAAAATTGCTTATATTCATTCTGAACATAGCACATTTGAAAGAAATCAAATACTAAGAAAATTACGAAAAGGCGTATATGACTGCGTTATTGGTATCAATTTGTTAAGAGAAGGAATAGATTTACCAGAAGTTAGTTTAATAATAGTTTTAGATGCTGATCAAGAAAGTTTCTTTAGAAGTACAAGAAGTTTAATTCAAATAGCTGGACGTGCAGCAAGAAACGAAAATGGAAAAGTAATCTTTTATGCTGATAAAATGTCTAAAAGCATGCAAGAAACAATCGATCAAAATACTGAAATTAGAAAAATTCAAGAAGAATACAATAAAATAAACAATATTATTCCTAAAACAATAATAAAGCCTATACCTGAACCAATTCAAGGATCAGGCATAGAAGGATCTATTGATTTTTATTTTAAAAATACTACTAAAAAAACATCTTCTGGTCAACCTTCTAGAGAAGAGTTAATTAAAAATTTAAGAAAACAAATGGAACAAGCTTCAAAAGAATTGGACTATGAAAGAGCAATAGAATTAAGAGATATTATTTTAGAATTACAAAAGGAGAATTAA
- the uvrA gene encoding excinuclease ABC subunit UvrA yields the protein MSKKTKEMLVIKGARENNLKNISLEIPKNKLVVFTGLSGSGKSSLAFNTIYEEGRRRYVDSLSSYARMFLGGTSKPDVDSIEGLSPSISIEQKTTHNNPRSTVGTVTEIYDYFRLLFARIGKPYCPSHGIEITSQTNKDIIENIFSLPENSKLYILSPIVEGEKGTFTNIIQKLKGEGFLRVKIDNQIYSLDDDIKLEKNIKHDIDIVVDRLALIEENKNRIAEAIDVALEYSKGLVKVETTEGVIKKFSKLHSCIYKDFEMPKIETRLFSFNSPFGSCDLCKGLGVNLKADFDTLVPEKWRTINDGAIKIFENTVNTQNLEWQEFDILLNTYGIDKNIPIEDLSKKDIEIIKYGSKEEIEYVLVSSSGNKIRRNRRIEGVCEKVENDYFSTTSERIRDWLKKYMGSFSCAKCNGSRLNKYALAVKINEKNINEIVSMSVDDILKTVFEFRLSEEESKISQLILNEIYNRLSFLQNVGLGYLTLNRNAETLSGGESQRIKLATQIGSNLTGVLYVLDEPSIGLHQKDNEKLIKTLTNMVDLGNTLIVVEHDEDTILAADHIVDIGPFAGVNGGNVIAQGKLDDIKSNKESITGKFLSGEMKIEVPKTRRSGNGNVLTISGASENNLKNIDVKFPLGKFIGVTGVSGSGKSSLINEVLVKGIEKFLSKNSTGKIGKFKSFNGINFIDKIVPVNQSPIGRTPRSNPATYTSVFDDIRDIFSQVEESRTRGYTKGRFSFNVPGGRCEKCSGDGSIKIEMHFLPDVYVTCDNCDGNRYNRETLEIKYHNKNISDILNMTVDEALDFFSTRAIIKNKLETLQKVGLGYIKLGQSSTTLSGGEAQRVKLATFLQKKPTGKTIYVLDEPTTGLHPYDVSNLLKVLNNIVDNGDTVVTIEHNLDVIKCCDYIIDLGPDGGINGGTIVATGTPEQVAKNKNSYTGQYLSKML from the coding sequence ATGAGTAAAAAAACAAAAGAAATGTTAGTAATTAAAGGTGCTAGGGAAAATAATTTAAAAAATATTTCTTTAGAAATTCCTAAAAATAAATTAGTAGTTTTTACAGGTTTAAGCGGTAGTGGAAAAAGTTCATTAGCTTTTAATACTATTTATGAAGAAGGAAGAAGAAGGTATGTTGATTCATTAAGTTCTTATGCAAGAATGTTTCTAGGAGGTACTTCAAAACCTGATGTTGATTCAATAGAAGGTTTAAGTCCCTCAATTTCAATTGAACAAAAAACAACACATAATAACCCGAGATCAACAGTTGGAACAGTTACTGAAATTTATGATTATTTTAGACTTCTTTTTGCAAGAATAGGTAAACCTTATTGCCCAAGTCATGGAATTGAAATTACTTCTCAAACAAATAAAGATATTATTGAAAATATTTTTTCACTACCAGAAAATTCAAAATTGTATATCTTGTCTCCTATTGTTGAAGGCGAAAAAGGGACTTTTACAAACATTATACAAAAATTAAAAGGTGAAGGATTTTTACGTGTAAAAATTGATAATCAAATATATTCTCTTGATGATGATATTAAATTAGAAAAAAATATAAAACATGATATTGATATTGTTGTTGATAGATTAGCTTTAATTGAAGAAAATAAAAATAGAATAGCAGAAGCTATTGATGTAGCTCTTGAATATTCAAAAGGCTTAGTAAAAGTTGAAACAACAGAAGGAGTTATTAAAAAATTTTCAAAATTGCATTCATGCATATATAAAGATTTTGAAATGCCTAAAATTGAAACAAGATTATTTTCTTTTAATTCACCTTTTGGGTCATGTGATTTATGTAAAGGTTTAGGTGTAAATTTAAAAGCCGATTTTGATACATTAGTTCCTGAGAAATGAAGAACAATAAATGATGGAGCAATTAAAATTTTTGAAAATACAGTTAATACTCAAAATTTAGAATGACAAGAGTTTGATATTCTATTAAATACATATGGTATAGATAAAAATATACCTATAGAAGATCTTTCTAAAAAGGATATAGAAATAATAAAATATGGTTCTAAAGAAGAAATAGAATATGTTCTTGTTTCTTCAAGTGGCAATAAAATAAGAAGAAATAGAAGAATTGAAGGCGTTTGTGAAAAAGTCGAAAACGACTATTTTTCAACTACAAGTGAAAGAATTAGAGATTGACTAAAAAAATATATGGGTTCTTTTTCTTGCGCTAAATGTAACGGTTCGAGACTTAACAAATATGCTTTAGCAGTTAAAATAAATGAGAAAAACATAAATGAAATAGTAAGTATGAGTGTTGACGATATTTTAAAAACTGTTTTTGAATTTAGATTAAGTGAAGAAGAATCAAAAATATCTCAATTAATTTTAAATGAAATTTATAATAGATTATCTTTTTTACAAAATGTTGGATTAGGGTATTTAACTTTAAATAGAAATGCTGAAACACTTAGTGGTGGAGAGAGCCAAAGAATTAAATTAGCAACTCAAATAGGATCTAATTTAACTGGGGTTTTATATGTTTTAGATGAACCTTCAATTGGTTTACATCAAAAAGATAATGAAAAATTAATTAAAACTTTAACTAATATGGTTGATTTAGGAAATACATTAATTGTAGTTGAACATGATGAAGACACAATATTAGCCGCAGATCATATTGTAGATATTGGTCCTTTTGCTGGGGTAAATGGTGGTAATGTAATTGCACAAGGAAAATTGGATGATATAAAAAGTAACAAAGAAAGTATAACTGGTAAATTTTTATCAGGAGAAATGAAGATAGAAGTTCCAAAAACAAGACGTAGCGGTAATGGAAATGTCTTAACTATTTCCGGAGCATCTGAAAATAATTTAAAAAACATAGATGTAAAATTTCCACTAGGAAAATTTATTGGTGTAACAGGTGTTTCGGGAAGTGGCAAGAGTAGCTTAATTAATGAAGTTTTAGTAAAAGGAATTGAAAAGTTTTTATCTAAAAATAGTACTGGAAAAATAGGAAAATTTAAATCTTTTAATGGAATAAATTTCATAGACAAGATAGTTCCGGTAAATCAAAGCCCTATTGGAAGAACCCCTAGAAGTAATCCAGCAACTTATACTTCTGTTTTTGATGATATAAGAGATATATTTTCTCAAGTTGAAGAGAGTAGAACTAGAGGGTACACTAAAGGAAGATTTAGTTTTAATGTTCCTGGTGGAAGATGTGAAAAATGTAGCGGAGACGGTTCTATAAAAATAGAAATGCATTTTTTACCTGATGTTTATGTTACTTGCGATAATTGCGATGGTAATAGATATAATAGAGAAACATTGGAGATAAAATACCACAATAAAAATATTTCTGACATATTAAATATGACAGTTGATGAAGCTCTTGATTTTTTTAGTACTAGAGCTATAATAAAAAATAAATTAGAAACATTGCAAAAAGTAGGTTTAGGATACATTAAATTAGGTCAATCATCTACAACGCTTAGTGGCGGTGAAGCACAAAGAGTTAAATTAGCTACTTTTTTACAAAAAAAACCAACAGGAAAAACTATTTATGTTTTAGATGAGCCTACAACAGGACTACATCCTTATGATGTTTCTAATTTATTAAAAGTACTTAATAATATTGTTGATAATGGAGATACTGTTGTAACTATAGAGCATAATTTAGATGTTATTAAATGTTGCGATTATATAATTGATTTAGGTCCTGATGGTGGTATAAATGGTGGAACTATTGTTGCAACCGGAACACCTGAACAAGTTGCAAAAAACAAGAACAGTTATACTGGTCAGTATTTATCTAAAATGCTATAA